A region from the Bacteroidota bacterium genome encodes:
- a CDS encoding DUF4271 domain-containing protein — protein MAVYNTHVSKFRIIGLVGLMFACLFLANGRTKAADTPYYPSPLTSGLGVVLDLQGIWFDENNYRHVVPFNLFDRKEMQIKCNFDLKDFDKLQDTLYLYFEAVAWTSEIFLNERLLAVTEDPFEEHLFALEKQWLKPLNNELTIHLSTGGLSFPWYPERFVGIFRQVLLLQADSLPVPIRFPETVVTSKKAALIAAWSPEHQYLNDTVIIEKLATGLFAYPFADPITFPFRPSNRSLSILASLGIKVLSNPQAADSLAIYNSYPYASQADHKSLKFWRDPKLRPTGNYGNFQSQHSISSPDLNPPDQVSLLIFLLVPVLCMISLKLIAPRAYGSLGEYVTKTKIYLELIADNKFLKIEQRWLMNLLRMIVTSVTVALFLYYVELSETWSILNLFTTRSIVYRTLAGAAQPLWQLFLEAFTLVVLLNMLKYFLFNSIGTVFRVFNLSASIQNLDVFAAFPLNLIPYLPASFIFFLDPAPGAIVLRIWGILFLLYGARRIFLLYSGIGRLYQISGSLKILYICTLEILPWLILI, from the coding sequence ATGGCAGTATACAACACGCATGTAAGCAAGTTTAGGATCATTGGGCTCGTAGGCTTGATGTTTGCATGCTTGTTCCTTGCCAACGGCCGCACAAAAGCCGCGGACACACCTTACTATCCGAGCCCACTCACGAGTGGTCTTGGTGTTGTTTTGGATTTGCAAGGAATCTGGTTTGATGAGAACAACTACCGCCATGTCGTTCCTTTCAATCTTTTTGATCGGAAGGAAATGCAGATCAAGTGCAATTTTGACCTCAAGGATTTTGACAAGCTACAAGATACGCTCTATCTCTATTTTGAAGCGGTCGCTTGGACAAGTGAGATTTTTTTGAACGAAAGGTTGCTCGCAGTCACGGAAGACCCTTTTGAGGAGCATTTGTTTGCCCTCGAAAAGCAGTGGCTCAAACCACTCAACAATGAATTGACCATTCATTTATCTACCGGTGGACTTTCATTCCCATGGTATCCCGAGCGTTTTGTCGGAATTTTCAGGCAGGTTCTGTTGCTTCAAGCCGACAGCTTGCCCGTGCCGATTCGATTTCCGGAAACTGTTGTCACTTCAAAAAAGGCTGCATTGATCGCAGCATGGTCACCTGAGCATCAGTATTTGAACGACACGGTCATTATCGAGAAGCTAGCAACCGGATTGTTTGCCTATCCTTTTGCAGATCCCATTACATTTCCCTTTCGCCCGAGCAACCGTTCGTTGTCGATCCTTGCAAGCCTGGGAATCAAGGTGCTTTCCAATCCGCAAGCAGCAGACAGCCTTGCGATTTACAATTCCTACCCTTACGCCAGCCAAGCCGACCACAAAAGCCTGAAATTTTGGCGAGATCCCAAGTTGCGTCCGACCGGCAACTATGGCAATTTTCAATCTCAACATTCGATCAGCAGCCCAGATCTGAATCCGCCGGATCAGGTTTCCTTGCTTATTTTCCTGCTTGTACCTGTTTTGTGCATGATCAGCCTCAAGTTGATCGCCCCGCGTGCCTATGGCAGCCTTGGGGAATATGTCACGAAGACCAAGATTTATCTGGAGTTGATCGCCGACAACAAGTTCCTCAAAATCGAGCAGCGCTGGCTCATGAACCTCCTGCGCATGATTGTGACGTCGGTGACTGTTGCGTTGTTCCTTTATTATGTGGAGTTGTCTGAAACCTGGTCGATTTTGAACCTGTTTACCACACGTAGCATTGTTTATCGGACCTTGGCAGGAGCTGCGCAACCGCTTTGGCAACTTTTCTTGGAGGCATTTACGCTTGTTGTGCTTCTCAACATGCTCAAATATTTCCTTTTCAATTCGATCGGAACCGTTTTCAGGGTATTCAATTTGAGTGCGTCCATTCAGAACTTGGATGTTTTTGCGGCATTTCCTTTGAATTTGATTCCCTATTTGCCTGCGAGCTTCATCTTTTTCCTTGATCCTGCGCCAGGTGCCATCGTTTTGCGGATTTGGGGGATTTTGTTTTTGCTCTATGGAGCAAGGCGCATTTTCCTGCTTTACAGCGGAATTGGGCGTCTTTATCAGATTTCGGGGAGTCTGAAAATTTTGTATATTTGCACCCTCGAAATTTTACCGTGGTTAATCCTTATATGA
- the hemC gene encoding hydroxymethylbilane synthase — MNLKIGTRGSKLALWQAHHLKDVLEGGGLSVELVLYTTKGDLQQAQPLHEIGDKGLFTQALDDAMLRGEIDVAVHSAKDLPTQLPEGIVLAAVGNREDPRDVLLSSSEEYDLDNVARGITVGTSSLRRKALLMHYLPHVKVVPMRGNVDTRVAKMLAGDCNGILLAYAGVKRMGLTHLITRKLNVSTFTPAVGQGAIGVTMPAGHPATDTLRSLFNHADTELAVKAERAFLHTLEGGCQSAIFALGTVVGQTLSLMGGIASTDGSQVLRESADCSLSEAEATGKRLAELLLQKGARTILHGKEN; from the coding sequence ATGAACCTCAAGATTGGTACCAGGGGCAGCAAGCTTGCCTTGTGGCAGGCGCATCACTTAAAGGATGTGCTTGAGGGCGGTGGGCTATCGGTGGAATTGGTTCTTTACACAACGAAAGGTGATCTGCAACAAGCGCAACCCCTCCACGAAATCGGGGACAAAGGTCTGTTTACACAGGCGCTTGACGATGCGATGTTGCGCGGTGAAATCGATGTTGCAGTACACAGTGCCAAGGATTTGCCGACGCAATTGCCTGAGGGAATCGTCCTCGCGGCTGTTGGAAATCGGGAAGATCCGCGTGATGTCTTGCTGAGTTCAAGTGAAGAATATGACTTGGACAATGTAGCACGCGGTATCACCGTTGGCACTTCGTCTTTGCGACGTAAAGCTTTGTTAATGCATTACCTCCCGCATGTCAAGGTTGTACCTATGCGCGGGAATGTAGATACGCGTGTTGCAAAGATGCTTGCCGGCGATTGCAATGGGATACTTTTGGCTTATGCGGGTGTCAAACGGATGGGATTGACACATCTGATTACGCGTAAGCTCAACGTGTCGACGTTTACGCCGGCAGTTGGTCAGGGGGCGATCGGCGTTACAATGCCTGCGGGTCATCCGGCGACGGATACTTTGCGAAGCTTGTTCAATCACGCCGATACCGAATTGGCCGTAAAGGCAGAACGTGCCTTCCTGCATACCTTGGAAGGCGGATGTCAGTCTGCGATATTTGCCCTCGGTACTGTCGTCGGGCAGACACTTAGCCTGATGGGCGGCATTGCCTCGACCGACGGAAGTCAGGTGCTGCGTGAGTCGGCCGATTGCAGCCTGTCAGAGGCAGAGGCAACCGGCAAGCGCCTCGCTGAATTGTTATTACAAAAAGGAGCTCGAACTATTCTCCATGGGAAAGAAAATTAA
- a CDS encoding uroporphyrinogen-III synthase, which yields MGKKIKSILISQPYPTDENSPYLKLAEKWGLKIDFRNFIEIKGVTLNEFRKQNINPLDFTAVIFTSKYSIDHYFRLLKELKIEMPAEMKYFCVSDATAKYLQKYIVIRKRKLYVGERTSNDLIDIVKKHNKEKFLFPCSSIHTTALTDWMIEQKYHLVEAVIYNTVSSDLSDLRDVYYDMLCFYSPSGIESLNQNFPDFKQNETVIAAFGPTTAKAIRDAGLRVDIEAPLPNIPSMTAAIEAYLKEFNK from the coding sequence ATGGGAAAGAAAATTAAATCCATTCTCATCTCTCAGCCGTACCCAACCGATGAGAATTCTCCCTACTTGAAGTTGGCGGAGAAGTGGGGTCTCAAAATTGACTTTCGGAATTTTATCGAAATCAAAGGTGTGACCCTGAACGAGTTCCGAAAACAAAATATCAATCCCCTTGATTTTACAGCGGTGATTTTCACCAGCAAATACTCGATCGATCATTACTTCCGCTTGCTGAAGGAATTGAAAATCGAGATGCCGGCTGAAATGAAGTACTTCTGCGTGAGCGATGCTACCGCAAAATACCTTCAGAAATACATTGTCATCCGTAAAAGAAAGCTATACGTAGGCGAGCGGACGAGCAATGACCTGATTGACATCGTCAAGAAGCACAACAAGGAGAAATTCCTTTTTCCATGTAGCTCCATTCATACAACTGCATTGACGGATTGGATGATTGAGCAAAAGTACCACTTGGTCGAGGCAGTCATTTACAACACGGTCAGCAGCGACCTATCCGACCTTCGGGATGTTTATTACGACATGCTTTGTTTTTATTCTCCTTCTGGAATCGAATCGTTGAATCAAAATTTTCCTGATTTCAAGCAGAATGAAACGGTGATCGCGGCCTTTGGCCCGACGACTGCCAAGGCAATTCGCGATGCTGGACTGCGTGTGGACATCGAGGCACCCTTGCCCAACATCCCTTCCATGACGGCCGCAATTGAGGCATATTTGAAGGAATTTAACAAGTAA
- a CDS encoding type IX secretion system membrane protein PorP/SprF: MRSLLLGFLLVIVLSPAAFAQQDPQYTMFMFNRFVQNPAYAGALQATNITGLGRAQWVGIPQAPNTTTGSINGYSKALHGGLGAYLIGDRLGPLSTVGIKGAYAFHLKFGEEKAYLNLGVAGGVYQKVLNGDWIYNQSAGIDPVLPLSKTPLTVPDLDAGVYFHVPLKTASSSAYPQDKFYIGGAVSHILEPSMENLMAVPDQVKTVLSRGISAQAGFVFDLGPSTFLEPNVNFRMAGPTTQFDINLNLYVSPMVFGISHRGFVGANNDSFSGIVGFNASTYMFIGYSYDYTTSGLGRFTTGSHEVILSYTFPSKFKNLPPRRGTRTLYINNI; encoded by the coding sequence ATGAGGAGCTTATTACTGGGGTTTTTGTTGGTGATTGTACTATCGCCTGCGGCATTTGCGCAGCAGGACCCACAGTACACGATGTTTATGTTCAATCGGTTCGTGCAAAATCCTGCCTATGCTGGTGCCTTACAGGCTACCAACATTACAGGTTTGGGCAGGGCGCAGTGGGTGGGAATCCCGCAGGCGCCTAACACGACGACTGGAAGCATCAACGGATATAGCAAGGCATTGCACGGCGGGCTTGGTGCCTACCTGATCGGTGACCGCTTGGGTCCATTGAGCACTGTCGGTATCAAGGGGGCCTATGCATTTCACCTTAAATTCGGTGAAGAGAAGGCATATTTGAACCTCGGTGTCGCTGGTGGCGTGTATCAGAAGGTGCTGAATGGTGATTGGATCTACAATCAAAGCGCTGGGATTGACCCTGTATTGCCGCTCTCCAAGACTCCACTCACAGTTCCTGACCTTGATGCAGGTGTTTATTTCCACGTTCCGCTCAAGACGGCATCGTCAAGTGCATATCCACAGGACAAGTTTTATATCGGAGGTGCAGTTTCCCACATCTTGGAGCCTTCCATGGAAAATTTGATGGCAGTGCCTGACCAAGTAAAGACCGTGCTTTCCCGCGGCATTTCTGCGCAGGCAGGTTTTGTTTTCGACTTGGGTCCTTCAACTTTCTTGGAGCCCAATGTCAACTTCAGAATGGCTGGCCCAACCACACAGTTTGATATTAACCTGAACCTCTACGTGAGCCCGATGGTGTTTGGTATCAGCCACCGCGGTTTTGTTGGAGCCAACAATGATTCATTTTCCGGTATCGTCGGCTTTAATGCTTCGACCTACATGTTTATCGGATATTCTTACGATTACACCACGTCTGGACTTGGTCGCTTCACGACCGGTTCACACGAAGTAATACTCTCTTATACGTTTCCTTCCAAGTTCAAGAATTTGCCACCAAGGCGCGGTACCCGTACCTTGTACATCAACAATATCTAA